From a single Ascaphus truei isolate aAscTru1 chromosome 2, aAscTru1.hap1, whole genome shotgun sequence genomic region:
- the POMGNT2 gene encoding protein O-linked-mannose beta-1,4-N-acetylglucosaminyltransferase 2: MNISAVFNALLVSILAAVLWKHVKLWEQFYVIEEELDLTRQSQELSQVRIDYQAALQALVEDGTRMVCTGRIHTDRLCRFESLCYSTEAEEFVFFHSNSSIMLPNLGSRRFQPALLDLSSVDDHNTQYFNFVELPAAALKFMPKPVFVPDVALIMNRFNPDNIMHVFHDDLLPIFYTMHQFPDLDLESRLFFMEGWNEGLHFELYKSMSNKQPLLKEQLKNLGRLLCFTKSYVGLSKITTWYQYGFVQPQGPKANILVSGNEIRHFAKFMKGKLNISSEEPSAEEYIVLFSRTINRLIVNEAELLLALAQEFQMKTITVSLEDHSFADIVRLISNSSMLVSMHGAQLVTSLFLPRGAVVVELFPYAINPEHYTPYKTLATLPGMDLNYVAWQNTDELNTITYPDRPWEQGGIVHLHTIEQERIMKSKEVPRHLCCRNPEWLFRVYQDTKVDVPSLIQVIRQVVKTKPAPKKQKWANGLYPGKVRASKCQASIHGASEAKLSVSWQIPWNLKYLKVRDVKYEVWIQEQGENSYMPYILSHQNHTFSENIKPFTTYLVWIRCIFNKNLLGPFADVLVCST, from the coding sequence ATGAACATATCCGCAGTGTTCAATGCTCTACTTGTATCTATCTTAGCAGCAGTGCTTTGGAAGCATGTCAAGCTATGGGAACAGTTTTATGTTATTGAGGAAGAGCTGGACCTTACTCGTCAATCCCAGGAGCTGTCTCAGGTTCGCATTGACTACCAGGCAGCATTACAAGCTCTGGTGGAGGATGGCACTAGAATGGTGTGCACAGGCAGGATTCATACTGATCGTCTGTGTCGCTTTGAGTCACTCTGCTACTCCACTGAGGCTGAAGAGTTTGTCTTCTTTCATAGCAACTCATCAATCATGTTGCCCAATTTGGGCTCTAGACGTTTCCAGCCAGCGTTGCTCGACCTTTCTTCAGTGGATGACCACAACACCCAGTATTTCAATTTTGTAGAGCTTCCAGCTGCAGCATTAAAGTTCATGCCCAAACCCGTTTTTGTGCCTGATGTTGCACTTATAATGAACAGATTTAATCCTGACAACATCATGCATGTTTTTCATGATGACCTTCTCCCCATTTTCTACACCATGCATCAATTCCCAGACTTGGACCTGGAATCCCGGCTCTTCTTTATGGAAGGATGGAATGAAGGTTTGCACTTTGAACTTTACAAGTCCATGAGCAATAAACAGCCCCTCTTGAAGGAGCAGCTCAAGAATCTAGGGAGGCTTCTCTGCTTCACCAAATCTTATGTAGGGCTATCTAAAATCACAACATGGTATCAGTATGGCTTTGTCCAGCCACAAGGCCCTAAGGCAAATATATTGGTTTCAGGGAACGAAATTAGACACTTTGCTAAATTCATGAAGGGGAAGTTAAACATCAGCTCAGAGGAGCCTTCTGCAGAAGAGTATATAGTGTTATTCAGTCGAACGATTAATCGACTTATTGTGAATGAGGCCGAGTTACTCTTGGCTCTTGCTCAGGAGTTTCAGATGAAAACAATCACGGTTTCTCTTGAAGACCACTCATTTGCAGATATTGTGCGCCTGATCAGCAATTCATCCATGCTTGTCAGTATGCATGGGGCCCAGTTAGTCACATCTCTTTTCCTGCCAAGAGGTGCTGTTGTAGTGGAGCTTTTTCCTTACGCCATAAACCCTGAACATTACACACCATACAAAACACTGGCAACACTTCCAGGCATGGATCTCAATTACGTTGCCTGGCAGAATACTGACGAGTTGAATACCATCACTTATCCTGACAGGCCATGGGAACAAGGTGGGATCGTACACCTGCATACGATCGAACAGGAACGTATAATGAAGAGCAAAGAGGTGCCACGTCACCTTTGTTGCCGCAACCCAGAGTGGCTTTTCCGTGTGTATCAGGACACCAAAGTGGACGTGCCATCTCTTATCCAAGTCATAAGACAAGTCGtgaaaacaaaacctgctcccaAGAAGCAGAAGTGGGCAAATGGACTGTATCCTGGGAAAGTGAGAGCTTCCAAATGTCAGGCATCTATCCACGGTGCGAGTGAAGCCAAGCTGTCTGTATCTTGGCAGATTCCCTGGAACCTTAAGTACTTGAAAGTCAGAGATGTGAAATATGAAGTATGGATACAAGAGCAAGGTGAAAACTCCTATATGCCTTATATTTTATCTCACCAGAATCACACATTTTCTGAAAACATTAAACCATTTACAACTTATCTGGTGTGGATCCGATGCATATTCAATAAAAACCTTCTTGGACCATTTGCAGATGTTCTAGTGTGCAGCACATAA